In Arachis hypogaea cultivar Tifrunner chromosome 2, arahy.Tifrunner.gnm2.J5K5, whole genome shotgun sequence, a genomic segment contains:
- the LOC112758532 gene encoding uncharacterized protein: MSSLLDKARLMMNIHCLGRNLVTASSSLHHVQLPGQKEAHFWYVLPDEIKDTNLLNQYFEILSPSEKENVFRMSGEQLKKRAILARALVRTTLARYQTNCQIDPKALRFKKNSYGKPEVDWQYTEDWSLPQLHFNLSHTSSLIACGVTVGSPIGIDVEEKQRRLKNDVLAFARRYFSPDEIEMLTQIADPELRRLELIKLWTLKEAYVKAVGKGFSNSPFNTFTVRLGHRTKTGIHLRPRVMSKAQEITVEPPDESKNVSGNWQFVLLELDGSHYAAICIEQESTNRGKGSIPVNLKLRKTIPFVEDECILGTEKAVVISGLTTLLECE; encoded by the exons ATGAGTTCGTTGCTAGATAAAGCGCGGTTAATGATGAATATACATTGCCTTGGAAGGAACCTTGTAACTGCTTCTTCATCCTTGCATCATGTACAACTTCCGGGGCAAAA GGAAGCTCATTTTTGGTATGTTTTACCTGATGAGATAAAGGACACAAACCTACTAAACCAATATTTCGAAATTCTATCGCcttctgaaaaagaaaatgtaTTTCGTATGAGTGGGGAACAGCTAAAGAAAAGAGCGATCCTAGCTCGTGCATTGGTTCGCACCACACTAGCAAGAT ATCAGACAAATTGTCAGATTGATCCAAAAGCTTTGAGGTTTAAGAAGAACAGTTATGGGAAGCCTGAG GTGGATTGGCAATATACTGAAGATTGGAGCCTACCACAACTTCATTTTAATCTCTCACATACTTCATCTTTGATTGCTTGTGGAGTAACTGTGGGATCTCCG ATTGGTATTGATGTGGAAGAAAAACAAAGGAGATTGAAGAATGACGTTTTGGCATTTGCAAGACGATACTTTTCTCCCGATGAAATAGAAATGCTGACTCAGATTGCAGACCCTGAACTTCGGCGTCTGGAGTTAATCAAGTTATGGACTCTGAAG GAAGCATATGTAAAAGCTGTAGGGAAGGGCTTCTCAAATTCGCCTTTTAATACTTTTACAGTTCGATTAGGACACCGTACGAAAACCGGCATCCATCTTCGACCTCGTGTGATGTCAAAG GCGCAGGAAATTACCGTCGAGCCTCCTGATGAGTCGAAGAATGTCTCAGGCAATTGGCAGTTTGTACTCCTTGAGTTAGATGGTTCACATTATGCTGCCATTTGTATAGAACAAGAAAGCACCAATAGAG GAAAAGGAAGCATTCCTGTGAATCTGAAGCTAAGGAAAACAATCCCATTTGTTGAAGATGAATGTATTTTAGGAACTGAGAAAGCTGTAGTAATTAGTGGTTTGACTACACTATTAGAGTGTGAATGA
- the LOC112758525 gene encoding putative pentatricopeptide repeat-containing protein At3g11460, mitochondrial produces MSILIHQQKQNLKFLDQTTTQPWNSRLAELAKQHQYPQALSLYRHMLRSSFFPNTFTFPFLLKSCALLSIPITGSQLHAHVIRTGCHPDPYTRTSLITMYSKCHLPNNARKVFDENPHWENPTICFNAMISGYSFNSRIFNAVLLFRRMREMGLNANSVTMLGLVSGCVVPGHLSVGVYLHGLGVRLGFDGDLTVGNCLITMYVKCGEVENACRVFDGMPARDLISWNAMISGYAQNGHARRVLELYREMKLSKVTPDPVTLLGVLSSCANLGAQGIGREVEREIGVLGFSSNPFLTNALINMYARCGNLARSHAVFDSMAEKSVISWTAIIGGYGIHGHGEVAVDLFNEMVESGIRPDETVFVSVLSACSHAGLTDKGLEYFDAMETKYGLRQGPEHYSCVVDLLGRAGRLKEAMDLIKSMKVKPDGAVWGALLGACKIHKNVELAELAFQHVIELEPTNIGYYVLLSNIYSDVENLEGVLKVRVMMRGRKLRKEPGYSYVEYKGKVHLFYSGDRSHPQIEEIYRMLDKLENLVKEIHQPAVKYQGKSEELLIGTGVHSEKLAIAFALLHTKSGTEITVMKNLRVCVDCHLFIKLVSKIVNRQFVVRDATRFHHFRDGACSCKDYW; encoded by the coding sequence ATGAGCATCCTCATCCACCAACAAAAACAGAACCTTAAATTTCTCGATCAAACCACAACACAACCATGGAACTCTCGTTTAGCAGAGTTAGCAAAACAACACCAATACCCACAAGCACTCTCTCTCTACCGCCACATGCTTCGTTCTTCCTTCTTCCCCAACACATTCACCTTCCCTTTTCTCCTCAAATCCTGTGCCCTTCTTTCAATACCCATCACCGGTTCCCAGCTCCATGCTCATGTCATTCGAACCGGGTGTCACCCTGACCCATATACCCGAACTTCCCTCATCACTATGTACTCTAAATGCCATCTTCCCAATAATGCACGAAAGGTGTTTGATGAAAATCCCCACTGGGAAAACCCCACCATTTGTTTCAATGCAATGATATCTGGGTATTCCTTCAATTCAAGGATCTTTAATGCTGTCTTGTTGTTTAGGAGGATGAGAGAAATGGGGCTGAATGCGAACTCGGTTACCATGTTGGGTTTGGTCTCTGGGTGTGTTGTTCCAGGTCACTTAAGTGTTGGTGTTTATCTTCATGGTCTTGGTGTTAGGTTGGGTTTTGATGGTGATTTGACTGTGGGGAATTGTTTGATCACTATGTATGTGAAGTGCGGGGAGGTGGAGAATGCGTGCAGGGTGTTTGATGGTATGCCTGCAAGGGATTTGATCTCTTGGAATGCGATGATTTCTGGGTATGCGCAGAATGGGCATGCTAGGCGTGTTTTGGAGCTTTATCGTGAGATGAAGTTGAGTAAGGTGACTCCTGATCCTGTTACCCTTCTTGGGGTCTTGTCATCGTGTGCTAACCTTGGTGCGCAAGGAATTGGTCGCGAAGTGGAGAGGGAGATTGGGGTATTGGGGTTCAGTTCTAATCCATTTTTGACGAATGCACTAATCAACATGTATGCTAGGTGTGGGAATTTGGCACGCTCACATGCGGTCTTCGATTCTATGGCTGAGAAGAGCGTTATTTCTTGGACGGCTATAATTGGCGGGTATGGGATCCACGGACATGGCGAGGTTGCTGTTGATTTATTCAATGAGATGGTTGAGTCTGGCATCAGACCAGATGAGACTGTTTTTGTGAGTGTTCTCTCTGCATGTAGTCATGCAGGTTTGACTGATAAGGGCTTGGAATATTTTGATGCAATGGAGACGAAGTACGGTTTGCGGCAGGGTCCTGAACACTACTCTTGTGTGGTGGATCTTTTAGGCCGAGCAGGTAGACTGAAAGAAGCTATGGATCTCATAAAGTCAATGAAAGTTAAACCTGATGGTGCTGTTTGGGGAGCCCTTCTCGGCGCATGCAAGATTCATAAGAATGTTGAGCTAGCAGAATTGGCCTTTCAACATGTCATTGAACTTGAACCAACAAACATCGGTTACTATGTTCTGTTGTCAAATATATACTCTGATGTTGAGAACTTAGAGGGGGTTCTGAAAGTTCGAGTAATGATGAGGGGGCGAAAGCTTAGAAAGGAGCCAGGATACAGTTATGTAGAATATAAAGGAAAAGTGCACCTTTTTTACTCAGGAGATAGAAGTCATCCTCAAATTGAAGAAATATATAGAATGTTGGATAAATTGGAGAATCTTGTGAAGGAGATTCATCAACCAGCTGTAAAGTATCAGGGAAAGAGTGAAGAACTCTTAATTGGCACAGGGGTGCACAGCGAAAAACTGGCAATTGCGTTCGCTCTCTTGCACACCAAGTCCGGGACTGAGATTACTGTGATGAAAAACCTTAGGGTTTGTGTAGATTGTCACTTGTTCATTAAGCTGGTTAGCAAGATTGTCAATCGCCAATTTGTTGTTAGAGATGCCACTCGTTTTCATCATTTCAGAGATGGGGCGTGTTCTTGCAAGGACTACTGGTAA
- the LOC112758519 gene encoding ABC transporter B family member 29, chloroplastic-like: protein MSSNSIFLLKPSFQFSTQHHHHHHHHHILLLKSKTPFSKPIFSPYYPKYPPPLSSTRIHSSTTSITKNSSNTKKNETLRFLQPFLISNRKPIILGWLCSAISVFSLSQLVSRLGKFSNAAIDGPQLRSQGLILLCLVAARLVSGYGQHALLWDAALKTVYEVRVHVFDRVLERELGYFEGREGGASAGDIAYRITAEASDVADTVYSVLNTIVPSTLQLSAMMAQMIVISPVLSLISFTVIPCMSLFVAYLGQELRKISREAHLSIAALSAYLNEMLPAVFFVKANNAELCESARFKRLAQIDYHAKLNKRRMKAAIPQVIQAIYYGTLSILCAGSLLISRGSFDGHSFISFVTSLLFSIEPIQDVGKAYNEWRQGEPAVERLHDMTKFKDKVVEKPDAVELGHIMGELKFRDVSFKYNDDMPHVLNGLNLNIRAGEIVALVGPSGGGKTTLVKLLLRLYNPVSGSILIDNHNIENIRLRSLRKHVGLVSQDITLFSGTIAENIGYRDLTTKIDMERVKHVAQTAHADEFIRKLPEGYETNIGPRGSTLSGGQRQRLAIARALYQDPSILILDEATSALDSKSELLVRKAVEHLMENRTVLVIAHRLETVMMAKRVFLMDNGKLQEVPRSTMFNGHKDSLLSSGLVI from the exons atgTCCTCCAATTCCATCTTCCTCCTAAAACCTTCATTCCAATTCTCAACCcaacaccatcaccaccaccaccaccaccacatccTCCTTCTAAAATCCAAAACACCATTTTCAAAACCCATATTTTCTCCATATTACCCAAAATACCCTCCACCGCTTTCCTCTACTAGAATCCACAGCTCCACCACCTCCATAACCAAAAACTCTTCAAACACCAAAAAGAACGAAACTTTACGATTCCTGCAACCTTTTCTCATCTCAAACCGCAAACCCATTATCTTGGGTTGGCTCTGCAGCGCCATCTCAGTTTTCTCCCTCTCCCAGCTCGTCTCTAGACTCGGAAAATTCAGCAACGCCGCCATTGATGGACCTCAATTGAGAAGTCAAGGTCTCATCTTGTTGTGTCTTGTGGCTGCCCGTTTGGTCTCCGGGTACGGGCAGCATGCCCTTCTTTGGGACGCTGCCCTTAAGACAGTGTACGAGGTTCGTGTCCATGTCTTTGACCGTGTCCTTGAGAGGGAGCTTGGTTACTTCGAAGGAAGAGAAGGTGGTGCTTCAGCTGGGGACATTGCTTATAGGATCACTGCTGAAGCTTCTGATGTTGCTGACACTGTTTATTCTGTTCTTAAT ACCATAGTACCTAGCACTCTCCAGTTATCGGCGATGATGGCTCAGATGATAGTTATAAGTCCAGTCCTTTCTTTGATTTCATTCACG GTCATTCCTTGCATGTCGCTTTTTGTTGCTTATCTTGGTCAAGAACTTCGAAAGATATCTAGAGAGGCACATCTTAGCATTGCTGCTCTCTCAGCATATCTAAACGAG ATGCTTCCTGCGGTTTTCTTTGTGAAAGCAAACAACGCGGAGTTGTGTGAGAGTGCCAGGTTTAAGAGGCTGGCTCAGATAGACTATCATGCAAAATtgaacaagaggaggatgaaagcAGCTATTCCTCAGGTCATACAAGCTATTTACTATGGAACTCTCTCCATACTATGCGCTGGTTCGCTGTTGATTTCAAGAGGTTCATTTGATGGCCACAGCTTCATTTCCTTTGTGACATCATTGCTTTTCTCTATTGAACCAATCCAG GATGTGGGAAAAGCTTACAATGAATGGAGGCAGGGAGAACCGGCCGTTGAACGCTTGCATGATATGACCAAGTTTAAAGATAAG GTGGTTGAGAAACCAGATGCTGTTGAGTTAGGCCATATTATGGGAGAGCTGAAATTTCGTGATGTCTCCTTTAAATATAATGATGACATGCCACATGTTTTGAATGGGTTGAATCTTAACATTAGAGCCGGAGAGATAGTCGCTCTTGTCGGTCCTTCCGGTGGCGGGAAAACAACACTTGTAAAACTATTGCTTCGGCTTTATAACCCTGTGTCCG GCTCTATTCTAATTGATAACCATAACATTGAAAACATTCGGTTGCGAAGTTTGAGAAAACATGTTGGTCTTGTTTCTCAAGATATA ACACTTTTTTCAGGTACAATTGCTGAAAACATTGGTTATAGGGACCTAACAACAAAAATTGACATGGAGAGGGTAAAGCATGTAGCTCAAACTGCTCATGCAGATGAGTTTATAAGAAAACTTCCTGAAGGATACGAAACCAATATTGGACCGAGGGGCTCTACCTTAAGTGGCGGGCAGCGGCAAAG GCTGGCTATTGCAAGGGCGCTCTATCAAGATCCGTCTATTTTGATTCTGGATGAAGCAACTTCAGCTTTAGATAGTAAATCCGAATTATTGGTTAGAAAAGCCGTTGAGCACTTGATGGAAAATCGCACG GTGCTTGTGATAGCTCATCGCTTGGAAACAGTTATGATGGCTAAAAGAGTATTCCTCATGGATAATGGGAAGCTACAAGAAGTTCCAAGATCAACTATGTTCAATGGTCACAAGGATTCATTGTTATCATCTGGCCTTGTTATTTGA
- the LOC112758565 gene encoding F-box/kelch-repeat protein At1g57790-like, whose protein sequence is MSGKRRRKLKSLVDTINDNRRLAIEVKNENLELQTWSDLPAELLELILSRLALDDNVRASVVCKRWHPVAIAVRIVNQSPWLMYFPKFGDLYEFYDPVQRKTYSVELTELSGSRVCYTKDGWLLLYRPRTHQVFFFNPFTREVIKLPRFEMAYQIVAFSCAPTSPGCVLFTVKHVSPTIVAISTCYPGATEWKTVNYQNRLPFVSSIWNKLVFCNGLFYCLSLTGWLGVFDPSERSWSVLSVPPPKCPENFFAKNWWKGKFMTEHNGDIIVIYTCSSENPILFKLDQSIMEWEEMRTLDGVTLFASFLSSHSRIDLPGMMRNSVYFSKVRFYGKRCISFSVDDYRYYPRKQCHDWGEQDPFENIWIEPPKDFSGFT, encoded by the exons ATGTCAGGGAAAAGAAGGAGAAAGCTGAAATC GTTAGTTGATACAATTAATGACAATAGAAGGTTGGCAATTGAGgtgaaaaatgaaaatttagAACTACAAACTTGGTCTGATCTCCCTGCGGAACTCTTAGAGTTAATCTTATCTCGTTTAGCTCTAGACGATAATGTTCGTGCATCTGTTGTTTGCAAGAGATGGCATCCTGTTGCTATTGCTGTACGCATCGTAAACCAATCACCATGGTTGATGTATTTTCCGAAATTTGGTGATTTGTATGAATTCTATGACCCGGTGCAGCGAAAGACTTACTCTGTTGAGTTGACCGAATTGAGTGGATCTAGAGTTTGTTACACAAAAGATGGTTGGTTATTGCTATACCGCCCCAGAACTCACCAAGTGTTCTTCTTTAATCCGTTTACTCGAGAAGTGATCAAATTGCCAAGATTTGAGATGGCATACCAGATAGTTGCCTTCTCTTGTGCTCCAACATCGCCTGGCTGTGTTTTATTTACCGTTAAGCATGTTAGCCCCACAATCGTGGCTATTAGCACATGTTATCCTGGGGCAACAGAATGGAAAACTGTTAATTACCAAAATCGCTTGCCTTTTGTTAGTAGCATATGGAATAAGCTTGTGTTTTGTAATGGACTCTTTTATTGCCTAAGTCTCACAGGTTGGCTAGGGGTTTTTGACCCATCTGAACGCAGTTGGAGTGTTCTTTCGGTCCCTCCTCCAAAGTGCCCGGAGAATTTTTTCGCCAAAAATTGGTGGAAAGGAAAATTTATGACAGAGCATAATGGAGATATCATAGTAATTTATACATGTTCTAGTGAAAATCCCATTCTTTTTAAGTTAGACCAGTCAATAATGGAATGGGAAGAGATGAGAACACTAGATGGAGTAACCCTTTTTGCTAGTTTCTTAtcatctcattcaaggattgaCCTTCCAGGAATGATGAGAAACAGCGTGTACTTCTCCAAAGTTCGATTTTATGGAAAGCGTTGCATATCATTCTCCGTGGATGACTATAGATACTATCCTCGGAAGCAGTGCCACGATTGGGGCGAACAAGACCCGTTCGAGAACATTTGGATTGAACCGCCAAAGGACTTCTCTGGCTTCACATGA